In Planctomycetota bacterium, one DNA window encodes the following:
- a CDS encoding carboxymuconolactone decarboxylase family protein — protein sequence MESPRQATVRLVAESEATGRVAEIFADIRRTKNLDFVPNFWRTLATNPAQLELVWTSLKTLMHPEAVGRRPALDATTRELIALVVSATNGCSYCVNSHTTALRKLGLSIEALGEALAVAGLFNMTNALADGYQVEPDVLPPLDG from the coding sequence ATGGAAAGCCCACGCCAGGCCACGGTTCGACTGGTCGCCGAAAGCGAAGCGACCGGCCGCGTGGCCGAGATTTTTGCCGACATTCGCCGGACCAAGAACCTCGATTTCGTGCCCAACTTCTGGCGCACCTTGGCCACGAATCCGGCCCAGTTGGAGCTGGTTTGGACATCGCTCAAGACGCTGATGCATCCCGAGGCGGTCGGCCGCCGGCCGGCCCTCGACGCCACGACGCGCGAGCTGATCGCCCTGGTCGTCTCGGCCACCAACGGCTGCTCGTACTGCGTCAATTCACACACGACGGCGTTGCGCAAGCTGGGGCTGTCGATCGAGGCGCTGGGCGAAGCGCTGGCCGTGGCCGGCTTGTTCAACATGACCAACGCGCTGGCCGACGGTTACCAGGTTGAGCCCGACGTGCTGCCGCCGCTGGATGGCTAG
- a CDS encoding dienelactone hydrolase family protein, protein MHEDLRSLLPKLDFTRRQFVVTTLATGFALATQPVSAQTITTDTTGLEAGEVKIPVADGEIPAYRAAPAKGEGLPTILVVQEIFGVHEHIKDICRRLAKLGYLAIAPELYARQGDVSKLTDFQEIFKVVGKVPDTQVMSDLDAAVAWAKKSGRGNTAKLAITGFCWGGRIVWLYSAHNPDLKAGVAWYGRLVPRGGQATELQPKHPTDLAAELKAPVLGLYGGADEGIPQDTVEKMRAAIKAANKPSEIHVYPNTPHAFYADYRPSYRKEAADDGWKRMLEWFKGHGVS, encoded by the coding sequence ATGCACGAAGACCTGCGCAGCCTATTGCCCAAGCTCGATTTCACTCGTCGCCAGTTCGTCGTCACCACGTTGGCCACCGGGTTCGCGCTGGCCACCCAGCCCGTGTCGGCCCAGACGATCACCACCGACACCACGGGACTCGAAGCCGGCGAAGTGAAGATTCCGGTCGCCGACGGCGAGATTCCGGCCTATCGAGCCGCGCCGGCCAAAGGGGAGGGGCTGCCCACGATTCTGGTCGTGCAAGAAATCTTCGGCGTACACGAGCACATCAAGGACATCTGCCGCCGGCTGGCCAAGCTGGGCTATCTGGCCATCGCGCCCGAGTTGTACGCTCGCCAAGGGGACGTGTCGAAGCTGACCGACTTCCAGGAGATTTTCAAAGTCGTGGGCAAGGTGCCCGACACGCAGGTGATGTCGGACCTCGACGCGGCCGTGGCCTGGGCCAAGAAGTCGGGCCGCGGCAACACCGCCAAGCTCGCGATCACGGGCTTTTGCTGGGGCGGGCGGATCGTCTGGTTGTACTCGGCCCACAACCCTGACTTGAAAGCCGGCGTGGCCTGGTACGGTCGGCTAGTCCCGCGCGGTGGACAGGCGACCGAGTTGCAGCCGAAGCATCCGACCGATCTGGCCGCTGAGCTAAAAGCACCGGTGCTCGGCTTGTACGGCGGCGCCGACGAGGGGATTCCGCAGGACACCGTTGAAAAAATGCGCGCGGCGATCAAGGCGGCGAACAAGCCGAGCGAGATTCACGTTTACCCGAACACGCCGCACGCGTTCTACGCCGACTACCGCCCCAGCTACCGCAAAGAAGCGGCCGACGACGGCTGGAAGCGCATGCTGGAGTGGTTCAAAGGCCACGGGGTCTCTTGA
- a CDS encoding MFS transporter has product MAGRALILVLGYRLYARTGDPGALGFLGLVEAIPALPLSLFGGHVADRHDRRRILLITLPLLIACAALLSASEFTGYEQAELPLIFAVAFVAGVARGFAEPAASALEAQVVPFNWLVNSSTLMASCWTTAAVIGPLVGPWMYATWGGGVTYASIAALYAIAFLAITGIAPKPIPVAPEGESVWQSVALGVRYVWRDQVLLGSMALDLFAVLFGGAIALLPVFAKDVLQVGEGRLGEMGAAPTLGALLTTLWCARHPPVKHAGRNIFLAVGAFGVTMIVFALSKSFYLSLVALFFSGVFDGVSVVIRRSIMRLLSPEPMRGRIAAVSMVFIGASNELGAFESGMAAKWLGTERAVWMGGVITLLIVSSAALAAPQLRRLSLDPQRAKQREMEEAAKLDEEAAGNA; this is encoded by the coding sequence ATGGCGGGCCGGGCGCTGATCCTGGTGCTTGGCTACCGGCTTTACGCGCGGACGGGCGACCCTGGCGCGTTGGGGTTCTTGGGGCTTGTCGAGGCGATTCCGGCGCTGCCGTTGTCGTTGTTCGGCGGTCATGTGGCCGATCGTCACGACCGGCGGCGGATATTGTTGATTACTTTGCCCCTGCTGATCGCCTGCGCCGCGCTGCTTTCGGCCAGTGAATTTACCGGCTACGAGCAGGCCGAGTTGCCGTTGATCTTCGCCGTGGCATTCGTGGCCGGCGTGGCGCGCGGGTTTGCCGAGCCGGCGGCCTCGGCGCTCGAAGCGCAAGTAGTCCCCTTCAACTGGCTGGTCAATTCTTCGACGCTCATGGCCAGTTGTTGGACCACGGCCGCAGTGATCGGGCCGTTGGTCGGCCCGTGGATGTACGCCACGTGGGGCGGCGGCGTAACCTACGCGTCGATCGCGGCATTGTACGCAATCGCTTTCTTGGCCATTACGGGAATCGCGCCGAAGCCGATTCCCGTTGCGCCCGAGGGGGAATCGGTCTGGCAAAGCGTCGCCTTGGGCGTTCGTTATGTGTGGCGCGACCAGGTGCTGTTGGGCTCGATGGCGCTCGATTTGTTTGCCGTGCTGTTTGGCGGGGCGATCGCGCTGTTGCCGGTGTTTGCCAAGGACGTCTTACAAGTTGGCGAAGGGCGACTGGGCGAGATGGGAGCGGCGCCGACGTTGGGGGCCTTGTTGACCACGCTCTGGTGCGCGCGCCACCCGCCGGTAAAGCATGCCGGGCGGAACATCTTTCTGGCCGTGGGAGCGTTCGGTGTCACGATGATCGTGTTCGCACTATCAAAGTCATTTTACTTGTCGCTCGTCGCGTTGTTCTTCAGCGGCGTGTTCGATGGCGTCAGCGTCGTGATCCGCCGCTCGATCATGCGACTGCTCTCGCCCGAGCCAATGCGCGGGCGCATCGCCGCCGTCAGCATGGTCTTCATCGGCGCGTCGAATGAACTGGGGGCGTTCGAGAGCGGCATGGCCGCCAAGTGGCTCGGCACCGAGCGTGCGGTCTGGATGGGCGGCGTGATCACGTTGCTGATCGTGTCCAGCGCGGCCCTGGCGGCGCCACAACTGCGGCGACTCAGCCTAGATCCTCAACGAGCCAAGCAGCGCGAGATGGAAGAAGCGGCGAAGCTCGATGAAGAAGCCGCCGGGAACGCTTAG
- a CDS encoding PPC domain-containing protein, with protein MKRISVALWALTITSLFAATTEAAIGFRQLTSVYPVAVQRGTTGTVKVRSNFTLDRAYQVFFDHPGLMMKLAETAPIDAPLKGRGTAGTPFKFTVEAPAEQTPGIYEVRIATPAAVSSVTHLLITDFPVVEEQTSPNEVTKTGQLVTLPAAVCGTVEKAEDVDFYRFEGKRGQRITFNVYGQRVTAAIHDMVGRGGYHLDPIITLYDPYGTVIGQNDNFFGGDALLVATLPADGIYALEMRDTRYSGDPRYTYCIEMAARPVGLATFPLAMQQGATTKGELLVAGSDETSPIELKAAKDAAPGFTERRFAIDKQEANPVRYLVSAERQITRDDKPTDKPLEVGLPVGISGRLAKPGETHQYSFDAKKGRYYRLNVTSKRLGLPLDSMLVVLDSAGKKISEADDQQYTSDAELTFAAPSDGRYTVQLKDVHDRGGPNFVYHLAIEQAGPEFQLQGRFYYAMLGSGVSMMWFAKVARLNGFDGPIEVHVDGLPAGVTYTPLTVPAGMNHGAMILSAAKDAQVGASLARVWGRAQVKDADGKPVDVVRPALITGELQGQGGGQGFWPINTSLVGVVEPLDLTEVVATPDAIQLPRGGKAEVKLRIARSKDYKDPVSLEWTLNYFTNRLGEQLPPGVTLAKGSQTRLAGNTLEAKIGLEAAKDALLVERLPIGVLAGVSISFSIDTLYSSNPIMLSVTEPSSAQPATKPVAKAEKKKK; from the coding sequence ATGAAGCGTATCAGCGTCGCTCTTTGGGCATTGACAATCACCAGCCTGTTCGCGGCCACGACCGAGGCCGCGATCGGCTTTCGCCAATTGACCAGCGTCTATCCCGTGGCCGTGCAACGCGGCACCACGGGCACGGTGAAGGTGCGCAGCAACTTCACACTCGACCGGGCGTATCAGGTCTTCTTCGATCACCCCGGCTTGATGATGAAACTGGCCGAGACGGCGCCGATCGACGCCCCTCTGAAAGGCCGCGGCACGGCAGGGACGCCCTTCAAATTCACGGTCGAGGCGCCGGCCGAGCAGACGCCGGGCATCTATGAAGTGCGCATCGCCACGCCGGCCGCCGTGTCGAGCGTGACCCACTTGCTGATCACCGACTTTCCGGTGGTCGAGGAGCAAACCTCGCCCAACGAAGTCACCAAGACGGGCCAGTTGGTCACCCTGCCGGCGGCCGTCTGTGGCACGGTCGAAAAGGCCGAGGACGTTGACTTCTACCGCTTCGAAGGCAAACGCGGGCAGCGGATCACGTTCAATGTTTATGGCCAGCGGGTCACGGCGGCGATTCACGACATGGTCGGCCGCGGTGGTTATCACTTGGACCCGATTATTACCTTATACGACCCGTACGGGACGGTGATTGGCCAGAACGACAACTTCTTTGGGGGCGATGCGTTGCTGGTCGCCACGCTTCCCGCCGACGGCATCTATGCGCTCGAGATGCGCGACACTCGCTATTCGGGCGACCCGCGCTACACGTATTGCATCGAGATGGCCGCACGACCAGTCGGGCTGGCCACGTTCCCATTGGCCATGCAACAAGGGGCAACGACCAAGGGGGAATTGCTCGTTGCCGGTAGCGATGAGACGAGCCCAATCGAGTTAAAGGCCGCGAAGGATGCCGCGCCCGGCTTCACCGAACGTCGCTTCGCGATCGACAAGCAGGAAGCCAATCCGGTTCGTTATCTGGTCAGCGCCGAGCGGCAGATTACCCGCGATGACAAGCCGACGGACAAGCCACTTGAAGTCGGCTTGCCCGTCGGCATCAGCGGCCGACTGGCCAAGCCGGGCGAGACGCATCAATACTCGTTCGACGCCAAGAAGGGGCGGTACTATCGGCTGAATGTCACCTCGAAGCGGCTGGGCTTGCCGCTGGACAGCATGCTGGTCGTGCTCGATTCGGCTGGCAAGAAAATATCCGAGGCGGACGATCAGCAGTACACCTCGGATGCCGAGTTGACGTTTGCCGCGCCGAGCGACGGGCGCTACACGGTGCAATTGAAAGACGTTCACGATCGGGGCGGCCCGAACTTTGTTTATCATCTGGCCATCGAGCAGGCGGGGCCCGAGTTTCAATTGCAAGGACGTTTCTATTACGCCATGCTCGGATCGGGCGTCAGCATGATGTGGTTCGCCAAAGTCGCGCGCCTGAACGGCTTTGACGGGCCGATTGAAGTACACGTCGATGGGTTGCCGGCCGGTGTCACGTACACGCCCCTCACGGTTCCGGCGGGCATGAACCATGGCGCGATGATTCTCTCGGCGGCCAAGGACGCCCAGGTGGGGGCCAGCCTGGCGCGCGTCTGGGGACGTGCGCAGGTGAAAGACGCCGATGGCAAGCCCGTGGATGTGGTCCGGCCGGCGTTGATCACGGGTGAATTGCAAGGCCAGGGGGGCGGCCAGGGCTTCTGGCCGATCAACACGTCGCTGGTGGGCGTGGTCGAGCCGCTCGATTTGACCGAGGTGGTGGCGACGCCCGACGCGATTCAACTGCCCCGCGGTGGCAAAGCCGAAGTCAAGCTGCGGATCGCGCGAAGTAAGGACTACAAGGATCCGGTCTCGCTCGAATGGACGCTGAATTACTTCACCAACAGGCTCGGCGAGCAATTACCGCCGGGGGTCACGTTGGCCAAGGGGAGCCAGACGCGCCTGGCCGGCAACACGCTGGAAGCGAAGATCGGACTCGAAGCGGCGAAAGATGCGCTGCTGGTCGAGCGCTTGCCGATTGGCGTCTTGGCCGGAGTGTCGATCAGCTTTTCGATCGACACGCTCTATTCGTCGAACCCGATCATGCTCAGCGTCACCGAGCCGTCGTCAGCCCAGCCGGCAACCAAGCCCGTCGCCAAGGCTGAGAAAAAGAAGAAGTGA
- a CDS encoding neutral/alkaline non-lysosomal ceramidase N-terminal domain-containing protein, with amino-acid sequence MRVALRRRSFVLAAIGLFSLSTALWPQSAQAQNQPGATPVFRAGAFAADITPEELPISVNGNMRDATATNVHDRLHARAVVLDDGQNKLAIVVCDSCAISREIMDEAKQMAAQATGIPTSNMLISATHAHSCPTSVAVFQSEPDRKYTAFLARQIAKGIHQANAQLEPAEIAWGAGNDPTQLFNRRWKMKPGTIAPDPFGNTTDTVKMNPGRQNANLVEPAGTVDPEVSFVALRAKGGRPIALLANYSLHYVGGVPPLSADYFGAFAERIGELLGARDAKPAFVGMMSNGTSGDVNNVNFTAPAPPRQEPYEQCRIVANSVAQAVMKALPEVKYHAWAPLAAREREIELGVRLPRPEEIDRAKQLVAAAKEPVMKTLDEIYARETILLSQYPSTVRSKIQALKIGELGIVSSPCETFTETGLAVKRESPLGRTFTIELANGYNGYLPPPEQHKLGGYETWRARSSYLAVDAEPKIRATQLELLRELAKGK; translated from the coding sequence ATGCGCGTTGCACTCCGCCGCCGGTCGTTCGTCCTCGCCGCCATTGGGTTATTCAGCTTGTCAACGGCGCTTTGGCCGCAGTCCGCCCAGGCCCAAAACCAGCCGGGCGCAACACCCGTGTTCCGCGCGGGAGCCTTTGCCGCCGACATCACGCCCGAAGAACTGCCGATCTCGGTGAACGGGAACATGCGCGACGCGACGGCCACCAATGTTCATGACCGGCTCCACGCGCGGGCGGTCGTGCTCGACGACGGCCAGAACAAGCTGGCGATCGTCGTCTGTGACAGTTGCGCGATCTCGCGCGAGATCATGGACGAAGCCAAGCAGATGGCCGCGCAAGCGACCGGCATCCCGACAAGCAACATGCTCATTTCAGCCACGCACGCCCACTCGTGCCCGACTTCGGTGGCGGTGTTTCAAAGTGAACCGGATCGTAAATATACCGCATTCCTCGCCCGGCAGATCGCCAAGGGGATTCACCAGGCCAACGCGCAGCTCGAACCGGCCGAAATCGCCTGGGGCGCGGGCAACGACCCGACGCAACTGTTTAACCGGCGCTGGAAGATGAAGCCCGGCACGATTGCGCCCGATCCGTTCGGCAACACGACCGACACGGTGAAGATGAACCCCGGTCGCCAGAACGCCAATCTTGTCGAGCCGGCCGGGACCGTCGATCCCGAAGTGTCGTTTGTCGCGTTACGCGCCAAGGGTGGCCGGCCGATCGCCTTGCTGGCGAATTACTCGTTGCACTATGTCGGCGGCGTGCCACCGCTGTCGGCCGATTACTTTGGCGCCTTTGCCGAGCGGATCGGCGAGCTGCTCGGCGCGCGCGACGCCAAGCCGGCCTTTGTCGGCATGATGTCCAACGGCACCAGCGGCGACGTGAACAACGTCAACTTCACCGCCCCCGCGCCGCCGCGGCAAGAGCCCTATGAACAATGTCGCATCGTCGCCAACAGCGTGGCCCAGGCGGTGATGAAAGCCTTGCCCGAAGTGAAGTATCACGCCTGGGCGCCACTGGCCGCGCGCGAGCGCGAAATCGAGTTGGGAGTTCGCCTGCCGCGTCCCGAGGAAATCGACCGCGCCAAACAACTTGTCGCCGCAGCCAAAGAGCCGGTGATGAAGACGCTTGACGAGATTTACGCGCGCGAGACGATCTTGCTGTCGCAGTACCCGTCGACCGTGCGGAGCAAGATTCAAGCCTTGAAGATTGGCGAGTTGGGAATTGTGTCGAGCCCCTGCGAGACGTTCACCGAGACCGGACTGGCCGTCAAGCGCGAGAGCCCGCTCGGGCGGACGTTCACGATCGAACTGGCCAACGGCTACAACGGCTATTTGCCCCCACCCGAGCAGCACAAGCTAGGCGGCTATGAAACCTGGCGAGCGCGGTCAAGCTACCTAGCCGTGGACGCCGAACCGAAGATTCGCGCCACGCAGCTTGAGCTACTGCGCGAGCTGGCGAAAGGGAAATAA
- a CDS encoding CocE/NonD family hydrolase: MNAILKRFVFTFAVVVAIAPTIYAAEADDDIAFEASVMVPMRDGVRLATDVYRPAKAGKPVDEKLPTILIRTPYGKGDKPLSSSEGRYFARHGYNVVVQDTRGRYRSEGVWRLLNDDGPDGVDAAAWIGKQPWSNGKLGMLGTSYVGGTQHALALEKCPELVTVIPVDAVSNMGYASMRNSGAFELRFWNWIMLNAGRGSRAAKDPGTAAALKEMAEHRHDYLQQLPLRYGTTPLKLAPEYEDWLIQAMRNGENGAFWRHVNITDFSARYKDMPVYLVGGWYDSWAANTTSNYRVLSKQLKSPVYLIMGPWIHGQQGASAHGQVSFGREAAIADPLAWRLAWYDHWLKGVENSVGRDEPFRSRVRVFVMGTGDGKKTDDGRLNHGGSWRDEEDWPLKRAKPVNYFLQPEGKLSTSAPRGNGGATSFLFDPKNPVPTIGGNISSGDGIMLQGGWDQRGGKHVWNFQEPIPLSARNDVLVFQTEPLEQDVEVTGELEVKLWVSSTVFDTDFTAKLIDVYPPSEDFPGGFDLNIVDGILRMRFRDSLREESTAPLRRLEVYPITIRLYPTSNVFKKGHRIRVDVSSSNYPRFDVNPNTGEPLNEQRSLIEAMNRVHHNRAEPSHIVLPVVESN; this comes from the coding sequence ATGAACGCGATTTTGAAGCGGTTTGTATTTACCTTTGCGGTGGTCGTGGCCATCGCTCCGACGATTTACGCGGCCGAAGCCGATGACGACATCGCCTTTGAAGCCAGCGTGATGGTGCCGATGCGTGACGGCGTGCGATTGGCAACCGATGTCTATCGGCCGGCCAAGGCTGGCAAACCTGTCGATGAAAAGTTGCCGACGATCCTGATTCGCACGCCTTATGGCAAGGGGGACAAGCCGTTGAGCAGCAGCGAAGGTCGCTACTTCGCTCGGCACGGCTACAACGTCGTGGTCCAGGACACGCGCGGGCGTTACCGCTCGGAAGGCGTGTGGCGACTTCTGAATGACGACGGCCCCGACGGCGTGGACGCGGCCGCTTGGATTGGCAAGCAACCGTGGTCCAACGGCAAGCTGGGCATGCTCGGCACCTCGTACGTCGGCGGCACCCAGCACGCGCTGGCGCTGGAAAAGTGTCCCGAGTTGGTCACCGTGATCCCGGTCGACGCGGTCTCGAACATGGGCTACGCCAGCATGCGCAATTCCGGCGCGTTTGAGTTGCGGTTCTGGAATTGGATCATGCTGAACGCCGGACGCGGTAGCCGGGCCGCCAAGGATCCTGGCACGGCGGCGGCCTTGAAGGAGATGGCCGAGCATCGCCACGACTATCTGCAGCAGTTGCCGCTGCGTTACGGTACCACACCGCTCAAGCTGGCGCCGGAGTATGAAGATTGGCTGATTCAGGCCATGCGCAATGGCGAGAACGGCGCCTTCTGGCGGCATGTGAACATCACCGACTTCTCGGCCCGTTACAAGGACATGCCCGTCTACCTGGTGGGCGGCTGGTATGATTCCTGGGCGGCCAACACCACGTCGAACTACCGCGTGCTAAGCAAGCAATTGAAGAGCCCGGTCTACTTGATCATGGGCCCCTGGATTCATGGCCAGCAAGGTGCTTCGGCCCACGGACAAGTCAGCTTTGGTCGCGAGGCGGCCATTGCCGACCCGTTGGCCTGGCGACTCGCCTGGTACGATCATTGGTTGAAAGGCGTCGAGAACAGCGTCGGCCGCGACGAGCCATTTCGCAGCCGGGTGCGCGTTTTCGTGATGGGGACCGGCGACGGCAAGAAGACGGACGATGGCCGTTTGAATCACGGTGGCTCGTGGCGCGACGAGGAAGACTGGCCGCTCAAGCGCGCCAAGCCGGTGAACTACTTCTTACAGCCCGAGGGAAAGCTTTCCACCTCGGCGCCGCGCGGCAACGGGGGCGCGACGTCGTTTTTATTCGACCCCAAGAACCCGGTGCCGACGATCGGCGGCAACATCAGCTCGGGTGACGGCATTATGCTGCAAGGGGGCTGGGACCAGCGCGGCGGCAAGCACGTCTGGAACTTCCAGGAGCCGATTCCCCTGTCGGCGCGCAACGATGTGCTGGTGTTTCAGACCGAGCCGCTGGAACAAGACGTGGAAGTCACCGGCGAGCTGGAAGTGAAACTCTGGGTCAGCTCGACGGTCTTCGATACTGACTTCACGGCCAAGCTGATCGACGTTTATCCGCCCAGCGAGGACTTTCCTGGCGGCTTTGACTTGAACATCGTCGACGGGATTCTGCGGATGCGGTTTCGCGATTCACTACGCGAAGAGAGCACGGCTCCGCTGCGGCGTCTGGAGGTTTATCCGATCACGATTCGGCTTTATCCCACCTCGAACGTGTTCAAGAAGGGGCATCGGATTCGCGTCGACGTTTCGAGCAGCAATTATCCTCGCTTCGACGTGAACCCAAATACTGGCGAGCCGCTGAATGAACAACGGAGCCTGATCGAGGCGATGAACCGGGTGCATCACAATCGGGCCGAGCCGTCGCACATCGTGTTGCCGGTGGTCGAGTCGAACTAG
- a CDS encoding VWA domain-containing protein has product MRLTLRVLLAHLHGLLPAAEAEGLAERIAASPTASELFDRLRRLSAPDALTSVESEVEPACDDNTLAEYLDNALAPDEVVEFEQRLLQSDALLAEVVTSHRLLAGYLGESSEGEPALAAAMYALAPPEPATIAPTAITRPPEVDDFTDVAPPPIYVAPAAATPPPLVTALAIDPVPVWSPTENAALLSIALDAAEIEAAGDGHANALRFSSSWLVSAISNTIVIVLLGIWVVPTVALQAPVVLQASMPADDLSDPPSELTLPDRTMVIEPSLAPALSLSEPLPPSLTTPANVVASASMTPRRQLENVKLTRELPAEAMSTSATTATSSKRPERPRSVAAEGGVTQAANPGDAVDNVLKGIRREMENGDLLVVWLLDASLSLVDDRQLVAARIEPFYQELNGRQQQSHKLMNAVVAYGATTQELIEPTQFGLRTVEAVAKVPIDPTGLENVMTAIEQCVYRYRQRWRSTIQIVVWTDESGDDILRLEEIIALCRKQNVIVTVVGPSAVFGAERGSHYYRDLATGYEFLLPIKRGPDTSLPERLMLPYWHDSDRLPWTRNGAQIARGIPWYGGLYRERLLSGVGPYALTRLAMETGGRFLLLDREADSGPIRFEAVRQYLPDYQSAAEFMHSLKYHPLRAAVLDVVQMTYAEPDALLPPVMRFHTERNDEYPFNIFTFYETPNDFRNNLPLWFTEQTVKLTRGAQLIERCLARLEFKGAEREYEREESPRWRAWYDLTRGRLLALSARNVEYVTTCQLVAQNRGMLNADTNCIRLVPSMNVKSTQSQVLLRVAEAKKLLERCVRQNPGTPWALLAQWELEKPLGLDVNQIVVPPPRPGPPRLPGAPVPALPAF; this is encoded by the coding sequence ATGAGGCTCACGCTACGAGTCTTGCTCGCACACCTGCACGGGCTGTTGCCCGCGGCCGAGGCCGAAGGCCTAGCCGAGCGGATCGCCGCCAGCCCCACGGCGAGCGAGTTGTTCGATCGTCTGCGCCGCTTGAGCGCGCCCGATGCGTTAACTTCCGTCGAGAGCGAAGTCGAACCGGCGTGCGACGACAACACACTGGCCGAGTACCTGGACAATGCGCTCGCGCCGGACGAGGTGGTCGAGTTCGAGCAGCGGCTGTTGCAAAGCGATGCGCTGCTGGCCGAAGTGGTGACGTCCCATCGGTTGCTGGCCGGGTATCTGGGCGAATCATCCGAAGGCGAACCGGCTCTGGCCGCGGCGATGTACGCGCTCGCTCCGCCAGAGCCGGCAACCATCGCACCGACCGCGATCACACGTCCGCCCGAGGTTGATGATTTCACCGACGTGGCCCCGCCGCCGATTTACGTCGCGCCGGCTGCTGCAACGCCACCGCCGCTGGTAACGGCGCTGGCGATTGACCCCGTGCCGGTCTGGTCGCCAACCGAAAATGCGGCCTTGCTCAGCATTGCGCTCGACGCCGCCGAAATCGAAGCCGCCGGCGATGGTCACGCGAACGCGCTGCGGTTCAGCAGCTCGTGGCTCGTGTCGGCCATCAGCAACACGATTGTGATCGTGCTATTGGGCATTTGGGTTGTGCCGACCGTGGCGCTGCAAGCGCCGGTGGTGCTACAGGCTTCGATGCCGGCTGACGACTTGTCCGACCCGCCCAGCGAGTTGACCCTGCCGGACCGGACAATGGTGATCGAGCCCTCGCTGGCGCCAGCTTTATCGCTGAGCGAGCCGTTGCCCCCCAGCCTGACGACTCCGGCCAACGTGGTGGCATCGGCCAGCATGACGCCGCGCCGCCAGCTTGAAAACGTCAAGCTAACACGCGAGCTTCCGGCCGAAGCGATGTCCACCAGCGCGACCACCGCGACGTCGAGCAAGCGGCCGGAACGTCCGCGTTCGGTGGCGGCCGAAGGGGGCGTGACCCAGGCGGCCAATCCCGGCGACGCGGTTGATAATGTGCTGAAGGGAATTCGCCGCGAGATGGAGAACGGCGATCTGCTGGTCGTCTGGCTGCTCGACGCCTCGCTCAGTCTGGTCGACGATCGTCAACTGGTGGCGGCCCGCATCGAGCCGTTCTATCAGGAACTCAACGGCCGGCAGCAGCAATCGCACAAGCTGATGAACGCAGTGGTCGCGTACGGGGCGACCACGCAAGAACTGATCGAGCCCACCCAGTTCGGGCTGCGCACGGTCGAGGCGGTGGCCAAGGTGCCGATCGATCCAACCGGGCTCGAAAACGTGATGACCGCCATCGAGCAATGCGTCTACCGCTATCGCCAGCGCTGGCGGTCGACGATCCAGATTGTCGTCTGGACCGACGAGTCGGGGGACGACATCCTCAGGCTCGAAGAGATCATCGCCCTGTGCCGTAAGCAGAATGTGATCGTCACGGTCGTTGGACCATCGGCAGTGTTCGGGGCCGAACGCGGCAGCCACTACTATCGCGATCTGGCGACGGGCTACGAGTTCCTATTGCCGATCAAGCGCGGGCCCGACACGTCGTTGCCCGAGCGGTTGATGCTCCCTTATTGGCACGATTCGGATCGGCTGCCGTGGACGCGCAACGGGGCGCAAATCGCCCGGGGCATTCCTTGGTACGGCGGGTTGTACCGCGAGCGGTTGTTGTCGGGCGTGGGGCCGTACGCCCTCACGCGGTTGGCGATGGAAACCGGCGGACGGTTCCTGTTGCTCGATCGCGAGGCCGACAGCGGCCCGATCCGCTTCGAGGCAGTGCGGCAGTATCTGCCCGACTATCAATCGGCCGCCGAGTTCATGCACTCGCTCAAGTACCATCCGCTGCGCGCGGCTGTGCTGGACGTGGTGCAGATGACCTATGCCGAGCCCGATGCGTTGTTGCCGCCGGTGATGCGCTTTCATACCGAGCGGAACGACGAATATCCGTTCAATATCTTCACGTTCTACGAAACACCGAACGACTTTCGCAACAATCTGCCACTCTGGTTCACCGAGCAGACCGTCAAGCTGACCCGCGGGGCGCAGTTGATCGAGCGCTGTCTAGCCCGGTTGGAGTTCAAAGGAGCCGAACGCGAATACGAGCGCGAAGAGTCGCCGCGCTGGCGTGCCTGGTACGATCTGACGCGCGGCCGGTTGTTGGCATTGAGCGCGCGGAACGTCGAATACGTGACGACTTGCCAATTGGTCGCCCAGAACCGCGGTATGCTCAACGCCGACACCAACTGCATTCGGCTGGTGCCGTCAATGAACGTCAAGTCGACACAATCGCAGGTGCTGTTGCGCGTGGCCGAAGCCAAGAAGTTGCTCGAACGCTGCGTGCGGCAGAACCCAGGCACGCCCTGGGCTCTGTTGGCGCAATGGGAGCTGGAAAAGCCGCTGGGGCTAGACGTCAATCAGATTGTCGTTCCGCCGCCGCGCCCCGGCCCACCCCGATTGCCAGGCGCCCCGGTCCCGGCGCTACCGGCTTTCTAA